The Dethiosulfovibrio salsuginis nucleotide sequence GCCATAAGGATCATAGGATGGGGCACGGCGGAGATGATAATCCAAAACAGAGGCTCCAAATGCGATGATCTGGAAGGGGATGGTTAAGTTGAGGTTCGATGAACTACAGCGCAAGGCTTTTCGCCTTAGAGGTGGAGTGTGGACAGCGCTTTTCCTGGCGATACTTTTCGTTAGCTCCCCCTCCCCTGGGAGAATTCTTATAGGCCTCTTTCCCGTTCTTTTGGGCCAGGCCCTTAGATTTTGGGCGGTAGGCTGTATCGTCCTTTATCGAGGGGAAAAGGTGAAGGCCGACAGGCTGGTAACCTGGGGTCCTTACTCTCTCGCTAGGAACCCCCTTTATGTCGCAAACGGACTTATCGGTCTCGGTTGGGGATTAATGTCCGGTTTTTGGGGGCTACTTCTCTTTGCCGTCATCTTTGTAGGGCTCTACGGGATCTTGATCGTTCCATGGGAAGAGGGTTTTTTGCGTAAAAAATTCGGCAAAAGTTATCTGTCCTATTGCCGATCGGTAGGCCCTTTCTATCCTCTGAAATGGCCTCCTAAAGTACGCTCTGGACCTTTTGATTCATCGGTCATATGGAGGAGCGAGGTCCATAGCGTCATAGTCACCCTATTAGGGACCGTTCTGATCTGGTCCCGTCTTTGGTGGTAGAAAGAGCGGTCCCTTAAGGGACCGCTCTTTTTTTAGTATCTGGCCGAATATCCTCCAAAGAGCCTGTTCCAGGTTCTCTCCAGTACCTCGTGAGGTGCCGGTGTAAGCCTGGCAAGTCCCTCGGATATACAGGACTGGGCCACCGCCTCGGCTATTCTCGGGGTTAGTTCGTCGGAGAACATGTGAGGGGTTATATGGTCCGCCGATAGCCTTCGTGGATCGACGTTGTCGGCGTATTCCTTAGCCGCTTTCATCAACACGTTGAAGTTAAGCCCTGTGGCTCGGACGTCGAGAAGGCCTCTGGTTATCCCCGGAAAAACCTTTAGGTTAGGCATGGTGTTTATCCCTTCGACTATTCCGCATCCAACCACCTCAGCACCTGCCTCTTTGGCCTCCAGGGGATCCATCTCCGGCTCTGGACGGCCGAGGGGAAACACTATAGCTCGCGATTTCATCGATCTGACCTCGTCGACTCCGAAGGCCCCTATCTGGCCGGTAAGTCCTATGAGGACATCCGCCCCTTTGACCGCTTCCTTCAACCCTCCTCTTAGCCCTTCTGGGTTAAGCTGATCCAGTATATGTCTTTGAACTCCGCTCAGTTCCTCCATGTCGGAGCTGACTATGCCTTTTCTGTTGAGCATGACTATGTTGGTCGCTCCACCGTAGAGCATCAGCTCCGCCGTGGCGATAGCCGATGTCCCTGCCCCGACGATAACTATCTTAACGGTGGATAGCTCCTTCTCGACGACCTTGAGGGCGTTTATCAGAGAGCCTAGGATGACCACCGACGAACAGTGCATATCGTCCCCAAATATAGGGATATCCAGCTCCTTTCGGAGGGTCTTGACTATGTTGAAGTCCATAGGGCTTTTTATGTCCTCCACGTTTATGGCTCCGAAAGTGGGCGACAGCATCCGGCAGAAATCCATGATTCTCTCCGGCTCCGACGGGTTTATACAGAGAGGAATAGCGTCTATATCGCCGAATTTTTTGTACAGGAGACACTTGCCCTCTATCATAGGGAGAGCGGCCTCGGGGCCGTAGTTTCCGAGCCCTAGAACGGAGGTCCCGTTGGAGACTATGGCAAGTCGGTTGTCTTTGCCGGTGTATTCGTAGGCCAGATCCCTCTCTTTAAAGATCTCCCCCGCTGCTATGGCTCCACCTTGAAGGTAGGCCAGAGAGATATCCCTTTTCGTCCTTATCGCTACGCTTGGCGATAGCTTTATCTTCCCTTGAGCTTTTCGGTGCATCTCCAGTGCTTCTGTGCGATCTACTGTCAAGCTATTTCACTCCTCTCAGGTTGACCACCATTCCATCGGTGGCGGCTTTTACCTCCGTATCCCCTTTTGATAGCTCCTGCGCCAGGTCTTCCGGCGATCCCTCCAATATCCTGCTTCCGAGGTGGGTCATAAAAAGCCTCTCCGGCGACAGCTCCTCGATTAGCTTAGCGACGTCGGGAACTGAGAGATGCTCTATGTGGTCGACCTTTTCGAGGAGGGTGGTGTTGACCACCATGGTTTTACACCCTGTGAAGAAAGGTATTATTTCCGGGATAAAGGCGGTGTCGCTTATTATTCCCCAGTCCTGATCGTCGTCATCGGGGTCGTGAAACCTAAGTCCGTAGCACTCTACTCCGTGGTGCCTCAGCCTTAAAGGGGTAATCTGGGTGCCTCCTATGGATATAGGCTGGCCGGTTTCCCATCGATGGATGGTCTCTATTCTCCTCTGGAGGTAGCCGTAGACCACCGGTTCATAGTCTATGGCGTCGGAGGGAAGGGCCAGGACCCCACCAGGCCTCCTCCCTCCTCCGGTCATGGCCTCGGCTAAGATATTTGCGTCGCCGCTGTGATCTATGTGACGGTGGGTCAGCAAAATGGCCTGGATTACGTTAGGGTCGACCATAGGCCTTAAAGAGCACATGGCCACCAGAGCGCCAGGACCGGGATCGATAGCGATGTGAACTCCCTTTATAGAAGCTATCATCCCGCCGGAAGCCCTTCTTTGGTTTATGACGTTAAACCTGGTTCCAGCGGTTCCTAAAAATACAAGACCTTTTTCCGGTAGATCGGTCAGGGCGTTCACTCCTTGAAGAGGGGCAGAAGAGCCTTGAATTCGGCGGTCCCCGACCTCCTCAGGAGTTGGTATATCACCGACTCCAGGGGAAGGACGTGGGCACCGCAAGATCCCATGTTGGCCATGCCTATGCGGTGGTTTTCCTCTTTTCTGCTCCCGCATCCATCGGAGACCACCGTGACGTCGTATCCCTTTGTCAAAAGCTGCATGGCGGTAGTGTGGACGCATATGTGGGTTTCTATCCCGAAAAGGACCACCTGATCCCTTCTGGGAATGGAGAAAAACTCCTCAAAACCCTCCTGGTCGAAGCACCCAAAACCGGTCTTTTCAAAAACCTCCTCCGAGAGCATGGAGAGGATCTGTCCCTCTGTAGGTCCTAGGCCTTTGGGATACTGCTCGGTCACCTTTAGAGGTATCTCCAGAGTATGTGCGGCGGTTATCAGCTTCTTTGAGCTACTTAAGACCTCCTCCCAGCCTTGAATGGCGGGAAGAAGTTTTTCCTGTAGGTCTATGGCCAGGAACAGCGTCTTGCTAGGGTCTAGAGTGTAGGGTTTCAATTTATCCACCTCCGGTCTAAATTCTAGGTATATTATGCCACATCATGTGCCTCGTCGGTATCGTAATAGGGTTTTTTATGCTATCCTTACCACCGTTATCGAAAACTAGGGGGTGGATTTAAATGAAAGACAAAAGCGATGATTCCCGCAATTTTACCGTAGGGGATGTTCTAAAGGCGATGTCAAAACCCCATTATCCTGAATACATCCTTAGATCGGTGGAGCAGGTAGGAAACTGGATGAGAGAGTGTCTCGTCAGTTCCGACCGTTCGGAGGAGGATTTTAGGGCTGACTACGATAAGCTTTACGGTCAGCTGGAATGGATGAAGGATCATGTGGACTTTTTAGGGGAAGACGAAGAGGAAAGGGCCGGTCTCGCCTCCGAGGCGGTGGTCATATCCCTCGACGTAGGCATACAGGAAGAGGCGGTCAGAATGGCCATAGACCACGCCGCTATCTTTAACCCCGGGCGATGCAGGAGGATATGGATGATAAGCGATTCCTGGGTTCCCGGTGAGGTGTTTCGTTACGGAAGACATATAAAGGCCCTGGAGGAGAGGGGAGTGTCCTTCCGCTTTATCCTGGTGACTCCCGGAGGATGGACGGAGATACCTCTTTTCGACGACGGAAGATCGAGGAGAAATCTGGGGTTTAACGACTACGCTAAAGGGCTGTCCTCCGGAGATCACGACCAGGATCTGAATAACCGATTTGACTAACCTCCTCTCAGAATGTATAATCCCATCGTTCGGGGTGTAGCGCAGTCTGGTTAGCGTGCCTCGTTCGGGACGAGGAGGTCGGAGGTTCGAATCCTCTCACCCCGACCAGACTAAAAGAATTAGGTCCTAGCCTAGGCTAGGACCTTCTTTTGTGGAGCCTATTTTGCCGTTTTTACTTGCCTTTTCCAACGAATGTGCTATTATGCAACCGTAAGGCAAGGGTTGTCAAATCGACGGAGGACGTGAAGAGGTGAGGCTATGTCGCTCGAGAGGGTTGCCCAGAACCGCAAGGCAAGACACGACTATTTTATACTGGACACCTACGAGTGCGGAATAGTCCTATCTGGAACGGAGATCAAGTCGGTCAGATCTGGCAAGGTTAACCTTAAAGACGGTTACGCCAAGCTAGAAAAAGGGGAGCTCTGGCTCATGAACGTCCATATATCCCCTTACGAGAACGCTAGCTGGGGGCAACACGAGCCGACTCAGAGGCGAAAGCTCCTGATGCATCGACGGGAGATCCTCAAAATAGCCATAAAGGTAAAAGAGCGAGGTTTTACCTTGGTGCCTCTGTCCATATACATCAAAGATGGGCGGTGGGCAAAGGTCGAGCTTGGTCTCGCCAAAGGTAAGGCCCTTTACGACAAAAGGGACGCCCTGGCGGAGAAGGATGCCAAGCGGACGATAGATAGAGAGATGAAAAACAGACTCAGAGATTGATCTGGGGGCGACCGGTTTCGACTGGTATGCTGCAAGTCTGGGAGCAGGCCGAGCGATGGGCGTAAGCCATCACCAAAAGAATTGACAACAACTACGCACTGGCGGCTTAGTTAAGCTGCCGCCCAACCGGTCGGGAGCGCTCGCAGAACCGGAAGGGCTATCAACGCGAGCATCGTATAGGGTCCGTATCGGATGGGAAGTTTCGGTGTTTTGTCCGTCACACCGCACTTCTCCCGTAGTTAAAGAGACGTACTAAGCCTGTAGTCGCCCATTCATACACAGTATGTCAGGACCGGGGTTCAACTCCCCGCGCCTCCACCATAAGCCTTTTCGTAGCCGTCGGGATCGTCGCAGATCCAGGCGGCTACTGTGTTTGTGGGTTGACCCCGTTTCGTATTCGTCGTATATTTTGCCTATAACGGAGTGATTTTTTGTCTCCATGTTGTCTCCGACGAGTTTGGAGACAAAAGGGGTGATTAAACGATGAATGATTCTTCGGTTAAGAAGTTAAGCGCTAAAGAGAAGCGATATATGGTCCAGGACTCGGACGGGCTTTATCTGGAGATCCTTCCTTCCGGCACTAAGTCATGGAAGGTAAGGTTTACCGTCAACGGGACGACCATCAGGAAAACCCTGGGGCGCTATCCAGACATCTCCCTTAAAGAGGCCAGGCTCAGAAGGGATGAAATCAGGATTGCCCTTGTACATGGCAAAGCGGTGGACCCATCCAAGGGAACCTTCAACGCTCTGGCCGAAGAATGGTTTGAGCGTCAGGTCGTCCCGGTGCGCACCGATGGCCACGCCAGGACGATAAGGTCCAGGCTGGACAGGCTGATCCTCCCTTCCCTGGGAGACAAAGACCCAGGGGATATTACCGCACCGGAGCTTTTAGCCCTCCTGAGGCGCATAGAGGACCAGGGGCACATCGAAACGGCCCATAGGGTCTCCCAGATAGTCGGGCAGGTGTTGCGCTACGGCATTGCCACAGGGCAGGCCCCACACGACATAACGGCAGACCTTCGGGGGGCTCTGATCCCCCGCCAGCCCGAACATTTCCCAACCCTAACCGACCCCGATAAAATCGGCGAGCTGATGAGGGCAATACACTCCTTCTCTGGATCGATAATAGTCCGTTGCGCTATGCTGTTTCAGATCTATACAGCTGTTCGTCCTGGAGAGATGAGAAAAGGGGAGTGGAAGGAGATCGAGGGAGATCTTTGGAAAATACCGGCTGAGAGGATGAAGAAACGCCGCAACCACCTTGTGCCCCTGTCGAAGCAAAGCATGGCCGTCCTGGACGAGCTGAGGCCCTTTACAGGGGATAGCCAGTTTATATTCCCCTCCATAAGGTCAAAAACAAGGCCCATCAGCGATGCCACCGTCAACGCTGCTCTGAGGCGTATGGGGTATGCCCAGAGCGAATTGACAGGACACGGCTTCAGGGCCATGTTTTCAACGATAGCGAACGAGCACCAGTGGCCGTCGGACGTCATCGAGCTACAGCTTGCCCACGTGGACAAGAACTCCGTCCGTGCGGCGTATAACCACGCAGAGCTATTGGACAAGCGGAGAGAGCTCTTGCAGTGGTGGGGGGACTGGCTGGATGAGCAAGAAAAGGAGAAAAGATAGGCTTGGTAAAAACTAAAAAAAGAGGAGCTATTATAGCTCCTCTAAGATTTTAACTTTTCGACAACGCTCGATATTAATGGAATCGCGATAGGAGCTATCATTGTAGCGGCTATTGTTACGCTAAGCCCTAAAATCCATTTAGAGGTCGTGTCTTGTCGGTCAAGGTGTTTTTCGTTTACATTTATTTTTTCCGTCAAGAGATCAAATTTGCCATCGTGTTGGGTCACTTTTATGTTTATATCGTTGATTTTTTCTGTTTGTTCGTTTGAAGATTGAAGGAGAGTCTCTATGTTTTTTGAGATATAGTCCAGTTTAGTCCCCAAATTTTCTTTCATTGAAGACATTTGTTTCTCTAGGCTCTCTTTATGAACGGCACAAGTATCAGTAGAAACGTAGTTAGACATGCCTTTCTCCTCCCCTCCTAATGATCCTATTCTACCATGGATGGGGTACGTTGTGTCTGCCCCAGGGTTGTGTTGAGGGAGGCG carries:
- the smpB gene encoding SsrA-binding protein SmpB; translated protein: MSLERVAQNRKARHDYFILDTYECGIVLSGTEIKSVRSGKVNLKDGYAKLEKGELWLMNVHISPYENASWGQHEPTQRRKLLMHRREILKIAIKVKERGFTLVPLSIYIKDGRWAKVELGLAKGKALYDKRDALAEKDAKRTIDREMKNRLRD
- a CDS encoding NAD(P)-dependent malic enzyme, whose protein sequence is MTVDRTEALEMHRKAQGKIKLSPSVAIRTKRDISLAYLQGGAIAAGEIFKERDLAYEYTGKDNRLAIVSNGTSVLGLGNYGPEAALPMIEGKCLLYKKFGDIDAIPLCINPSEPERIMDFCRMLSPTFGAINVEDIKSPMDFNIVKTLRKELDIPIFGDDMHCSSVVILGSLINALKVVEKELSTVKIVIVGAGTSAIATAELMLYGGATNIVMLNRKGIVSSDMEELSGVQRHILDQLNPEGLRGGLKEAVKGADVLIGLTGQIGAFGVDEVRSMKSRAIVFPLGRPEPEMDPLEAKEAGAEVVGCGIVEGINTMPNLKVFPGITRGLLDVRATGLNFNVLMKAAKEYADNVDPRRLSADHITPHMFSDELTPRIAEAVAQSCISEGLARLTPAPHEVLERTWNRLFGGYSARY
- a CDS encoding MBL fold metallo-hydrolase, whose amino-acid sequence is MNALTDLPEKGLVFLGTAGTRFNVINQRRASGGMIASIKGVHIAIDPGPGALVAMCSLRPMVDPNVIQAILLTHRHIDHSGDANILAEAMTGGGRRPGGVLALPSDAIDYEPVVYGYLQRRIETIHRWETGQPISIGGTQITPLRLRHHGVECYGLRFHDPDDDDQDWGIISDTAFIPEIIPFFTGCKTMVVNTTLLEKVDHIEHLSVPDVAKLIEELSPERLFMTHLGSRILEGSPEDLAQELSKGDTEVKAATDGMVVNLRGVK
- a CDS encoding methyltransferase family protein, which produces MIWKGMVKLRFDELQRKAFRLRGGVWTALFLAILFVSSPSPGRILIGLFPVLLGQALRFWAVGCIVLYRGEKVKADRLVTWGPYSLARNPLYVANGLIGLGWGLMSGFWGLLLFAVIFVGLYGILIVPWEEGFLRKKFGKSYLSYCRSVGPFYPLKWPPKVRSGPFDSSVIWRSEVHSVIVTLLGTVLIWSRLWW
- a CDS encoding isochorismatase family protein, which codes for MKPYTLDPSKTLFLAIDLQEKLLPAIQGWEEVLSSSKKLITAAHTLEIPLKVTEQYPKGLGPTEGQILSMLSEEVFEKTGFGCFDQEGFEEFFSIPRRDQVVLFGIETHICVHTTAMQLLTKGYDVTVVSDGCGSRKEENHRIGMANMGSCGAHVLPLESVIYQLLRRSGTAEFKALLPLFKE
- a CDS encoding tyrosine-type recombinase/integrase, producing MNDSSVKKLSAKEKRYMVQDSDGLYLEILPSGTKSWKVRFTVNGTTIRKTLGRYPDISLKEARLRRDEIRIALVHGKAVDPSKGTFNALAEEWFERQVVPVRTDGHARTIRSRLDRLILPSLGDKDPGDITAPELLALLRRIEDQGHIETAHRVSQIVGQVLRYGIATGQAPHDITADLRGALIPRQPEHFPTLTDPDKIGELMRAIHSFSGSIIVRCAMLFQIYTAVRPGEMRKGEWKEIEGDLWKIPAERMKKRRNHLVPLSKQSMAVLDELRPFTGDSQFIFPSIRSKTRPISDATVNAALRRMGYAQSELTGHGFRAMFSTIANEHQWPSDVIELQLAHVDKNSVRAAYNHAELLDKRRELLQWWGDWLDEQEKEKR